A region from the Mya arenaria isolate MELC-2E11 chromosome 2, ASM2691426v1 genome encodes:
- the LOC128214346 gene encoding heparan sulfate glucosamine 3-O-sulfotransferase 2-like: MDRTTIKLNFNHIPLLAENLSSKPLDKHIRRLPKVIIIGVKKCGTRALLEYLKLHPLIKAPGPEPHFFDRNYHRGLDWYRSMMPATKEHEITMEKTPRYFVSPDVPERIYNMSPNTKLVIVVRDPVIRALSDFTQAVSKHEVESNMTFRRRVLRRDGDINIHSSIVQTGIYIRYVTYWLQYFGSSNIHIVSGEELITNPLAVLETVQDFIGVERKIDGNLIYFNKTRGFPCIRILKRKSTAKCFGETKGRNHVQTDSTTLKRLYDFYSPYNQYLFKFINKTFKWNLIQREQ, encoded by the exons ATGGATCGTACAACAATCAAACTGAATTTTAATCACATACCACTTTTAGCTGAAAACTTGAGTAGTAAGCCCCTTGACAAACATATTAGAAGGCTTCCTAAGGTGATAATTATTGGCGTGAAAAAGTGTGGGACCAGAGCTTTATTGGAATACCTGAAACTTCACCCTCTGATAAAAGCCCCCGGTCCAGAACCTCACTTCTTTGACAGAAACTACCACCGTGGACTTGACTGGTACAG ATCAATGATGCCTGCAACGAAGGAACACGAGATCACCATGGAGAAAACTCCAAGGTACTTCGTGTCTCCAGACGTACCAGAAAGGATTTACAACATGTCTCCAAATACTAAACTTGTTATAGTTGTTCGTGATCCGGTTATTAGAGCACTATCTGATTTCACTCAGGCAGTAAGTAAACACGAGGTGGAATCTAATATGACCTTCCGTAGGAGGGTTTTACGAAGAGATGGTGACATCAATATACACTCGTCAATCGTTCAAACGGGAATTTACATTCGTTACGTCACATATTGGTTGCAGTATTTTGGAAGTAGCAACATCCACATCGTCAGTGGTGAAGAACTTATAACAAATCCTCTAGCAGTGTTAGAGACCGTGCAAGACTTTATTGGTGTTGAAAGAAAAATAGATGGGAAccttatatatttcaacaaaacgcGTGGATTTCCTTGTATAAGGATATTAAAacgaaagagtacagcaaagtGTTTTGGAGAAACTAAAGGAAGAAACCATGTACAAACTGATTCAACAACCCTTAAACGTTTGTACGACTTCTATAGTCCCTATAatcagtatttgtttaaatttataaacaagacGTTCAAATGGAATCTGATACAAAGAGAACAGTAA